Within the Calypte anna isolate BGI_N300 chromosome 10, bCalAnn1_v1.p, whole genome shotgun sequence genome, the region GAGGCTATACCACTCCTTGTCATCCTTGGTATGGGTGGCATTATGGCCCAGACCAGGGTGAAAAGGAGGTGGGTCCCCACCCCCTCTAAAGCTGCTAATAttaacagggaaagaaaaacagtgtcAAAGGACTGAGCTCTGCAAGCAGGAAGCAGTCAACAAGGACAATCTGAGCAGAGGCTCATTCTTGAGGTGTTTGCATATTACAGAACAGGGATTACtgaaactaggaaaaaaacccctaatgcaccaaaatattttctccccCTTAAATACACTAAGAAAAGCTTCACAGATGACAAGGCTGCTGTGCATTTGTCAGGGGGTCAATCAGAAAAGGAGCCTGCAGCCAGTTTCTGCTGGAGGACATCCACACTCCATACACTGCATTGTTTGAAATAGGAGAAATGTGACCTAAGAAGTGAAGTAGCCCTAATCTGTCATTGCAACACTCACCTTTCTTTTTCACCTGACACTTTACATCTGGGTGGTCAATGATCTCACAGACAGCTACACAGCTGAGGATGGAGCCCAAGGCActgtgctgccagcccaggccATGGGGGCTGTAGAGCAGAGCCAGGCTCAGGTCACTGGTGAGGTAGGTACCTTCCCCAAACAGGGATGtctgaaaaggagcagaaacaCATCCTAAAATCCTCTAGTGCAAAGTACAAACAGCACACAAGTGTTCTtggctttcagttctctttcaGAAGGTAAACTAAGAAAGGTTTTTCTGACCCATCTTGGACATGCTCCATGCACTGTTTTTTTGTCCTGGCACAAGTTCCTCAGGGTGGGGCAGCTGCCTTCTCCCATCCCTCAGAtgagctgcctggcagagcccTTGGTGTGGACAGATTCATGCTTTCCCGGATTTGGGGTCAGTTTGCCAGTGTAAGTATTTTACATCAACAAGCACTGCTGCTAAAGGCATTTCACTGATTTATTGGGCCTGCTCTCAATCCAGGCTTCACAAACAAGGCAAGGTTTTTACTTGCATTTAAATCCCCTCTTTACTAGAAAAGAGGGGAAGTACTTATCAGTCGTGAATCCCTTTCAGATGTTACTGGTTTAGTAACTTGGAATCAGAGGATTTGCCACACTGGCTAAAATTATTAAGTCAGGAAGTCCACTGTACCTGATAAGCCATAACTCGTGAGGAAAAACATAGTCCAGGTTGACTGGAAAGTTAAACAGCTGCTTTGTCAAAGCTGACACACAAACCCAGAGTTCCCAACAGCCTTCTTGTTGAAACTGGAAGAGGTGCAAATCCTATGGGATACCTCCCTTGGCAGGCCATTTAAAGAAGGTTCCATTTGCAAGGAGCACCTCAACCATAGCTGTCTAAATTTGAGCccaggcagaaaaagagaatcTCTTCATTGCCTGGGTCACCATCCCCTTCCTCTGTGCACAGGTGTGTTCCAGCTGCAGGCTGTCAGGCAGGGCAGTATTTTCAGAAGCATTACACTTCCTCACAAAGAACCAAACCACAGCCTTAATTTGTCACACTGGAGAAAGGGATTTTGTGCTCCTTCCAAGTTTTTATCCTCAGGCTGCACTAGAAAAATCCAACCCAACCATCCACAAAAGCCTCTGCTGAAGTGAAAGCAGCAGTGTAAGAGCATCAGCACATGCTGTAGCTTTAAAAgggcttatttttaaaaagtctcacGAGCTGCAAGTGACCAAGAGAAGATAAGAGTCAATCCCAGGAGTCTCACCCTGTTCAGGTGGCAGTGCAGCCCGTTGTGCAGGATGGAGTGGAAGTTCTCAAGGCGGCTCCCATGGAAGGCATAGATGAGGTCCCTCTCTCCCTTGGTCTCTGCAAACTTGGTGTTCATTTGGTCACAATACACAACCTCAAAGAGGAAGTCTGGGGCAGGAACTGCAGCCCCAGACATCCCTGTGAGTTCTTGGATCTTCTCGTACTTGAAAACAGGAAGGAATATAAGTGTTGGGTTACTCACTGGGaattttccctcctccccctcagtCTTTCACACTGCTTTATGCATGTTGATTGTTTTCTGCACTGGAATTCAACACTGTCACAATTCAGAAGGAGTAAGTGGACAGTCAAACTCAGTTTCTTGCCATCAAAACAAAATCCTaattctttccagaaaaaaacctcaaaactgaGTTGTGACTAGGAATTAATTGATGATGTAAGGACAGTATCACTATTCTACTTTGGCTACTGAGCTGATATATTCATCAGCTgatcttggggaaaaaaagtgaaaacagaaggTTTCATCTTGCTACTAATCTCTACATCTATTTGATGCCTGTTACAGAAGTCTCTCAGTGACTCCTGACCTTTCCATTTTGGGGGCAGTATGCAGAAGCACAAAGTTTTCTTAGTGAGAAGCAGGACCAGTTCCCTGACACCTGAGCTGGGCTTAGTCTAGAACTTGCAGCTACATTAATGGGAGTAACCAAGGGCAATCACTGCCCATCTACTGACAGTTGTAACAGTTCATTTCAAAGTGTTCCTGAAAATCTTATCCTAAAAGAAACCCCTCTCTGTACAGAGAAACAAATGCACTTGTGTTGAGCTGTCAAGCTGTCCCAATAACCAACTAACTTCTGGCAGGAGGAAATACTCTTGGAAGTGCAAGCCTGCTTTAAAAGGCAAATTCTAATCAAGACTTTCAGAATTGCACAACTTACCTCTTGCTTTTTAGTACTCTGTATCATGAAGACCTTAGATGATAAAATCCAACTAAACAAATCCCAggttcttttctctgtgtttggaACAGACTCCAGGAATTCTTTCAGGCTTGGAAGAGCCTTGGTGTCTGCAAGCTAAGGAAACAAGGAAGAGTTAGTACAaaccccttctttttctttgcgATTCAACAGAGACCTctagtgaaaacaaaacaatatttcaCCCTAATAGATTGCAAACTGAAAGGCAGCTTCTGCCCTGAGATATGAACATTGTATCCAGTTTGTCAAAGTTTGTCACTTGTcctacaaaaaacaaacaccagtTGCCAAATATTTACACTTACCGAGGGCATCTGCAAGGAACAAGAAGGAGCAAACAACCTCCTGATAGAAAAACTATTGTGATGCAGTGGGATAAACCTGGGAAGGGTGTTCAGGCCAGGAAAGAATCCCAACCCTTCAAACCCACTTTGAATTTCAGGCCAGGCGAACTCTTCCAACTCTTTGCATCCCCACGGGAAGGGGCGGGGAGGGATGTGGAAGTTCCCACGTGTGGCTTGATGGGGCAGGATCCCAGCTGTACTTTCAAACACGGGTTTTTCGCCGGGATGGGTGATTCCTCCTGCAGTAACCCTGAGCAGCCCCTTGCCCTCggctcctctccccacccacccccggGGCTCCCTCGCAAACCGCTGCGTTCCCACTCCCAAGGTACAACCCCGTGTCCCTGCCGGAGCCGAATCCTCCCTCCGAGCTCTGCCACTCACCAACCCTTCGAAGTCTTTGCTGTTGTCACCGCTGTAGTAGCGGCCCGGGAAGGGCCTGAGCGCCGAGTCCCGTTTGTAGCTCTGCAGCGCGGCGGCGAAGAGGCTGCACCGCAGGTCGGCGGCCAACGGGTCCCTCCCCACCGCCTCCCTGAAGCGGGAGGCAGCTTCCCCGGAGCCGGCCGCTGACATGCCCGGTGAGGGCTACAGCTCGGCTGAAGGTGAAAAAGCTTCACCCCGGCTCCCCGCACCGGCTTCGCCTCTTCCGCTTCGCCGCCGGGGCCGCGGCCTGACCGctccgccccgccgccgcctcctccttcttcttctcctccgCCGCCCGGCGCTCGTCTGCCCCGCACGGTCGGGCCCCGCAACGGCCGCGGGTGAGCGCCATGcccggggaggaggaggaggaatagGGAGGAAGGCCTGGGGGAATGGTGCACTAAGGGGTTGGGAAATGGCGCCTCGGGTTAGAGGGGTTGGCAGTGAGGAAATGGTGTCCCTGCCCCCTCAGGTAAAGGCGAGGTGCGGTAGGGAGTGGGGAAAGGGGCTCTTCCCTCAGGTAGAGGGCGGGAAAGGGACGGGGAGTGTGGGGGGAAAGGGTCCTTTTCTCTGAGGTAAATTCTGGAAGAGGGGTTGGGAGTGGGAAAAGATCCCTTCTCCTCAGGgggagagctggagagggagTGGGAAAAAGATACCTTTCCCTCAGGTAAATACTGGGAGAGGGATAGGAAGTAGGGGAAAGAGTCCTTTTCCCTCaggcagagagatggagagggacagggagtgggGAAAGAGTCCTTTCAGGTAAATTCCGGGAGAGGGGTTGGGAGCGGGGAAAAggtcccttctcctcctcaggtAGAGATCTGGAGAGGGAGTGGGGAATGGATCCATTTCCCTCAGGTAAATACCGGGAGAGGAGTAGGGAGTGGGGAAAGGGTCCTTTCCTCTCAGGTAAATTCTGGGAGATGGGTTGGGAGTGGAGAAAGGGTCCCTGCTCATcaggcagagagctggagagggacagggagtgggGAAATGGCGCCTTCCCCTCAGGCAGAGGGCTGCGTGTGCATGGAGAtaaaatgattttaaaggtACCTTCAGCTTAAGTTACCCAGCTTCCTAGATATCCATACgtgtttttttgtcttggaaaACATTATCCAGCCTGCGAGgtccatgcttttttttttttttccttcttggcaGGTTGCTAATGGATTGTTACTGTGCAGGCTTTGGATGaaatcttgatttatttttttatttttggtccCTCTGTGGAATTCAGCACACCCACAGAGGTTTGTCTGAGGGCCACAACCAGCACGTTTCCAATTCCCCACTACATTTTGTGCTGTTGGTTTTCTTAGACTGTGTGGAGCATCAATGCTTGGTCCAGAGGGTCTCCTGCACACCCGCAGGATGGGTGGGTGACTTTTAAGAACACCACACAAAGCTGTTCTTCAGGAGTTATGGAAATTATCCACACTTGAAATTCAGCTGGAGAGATTCCTCTCCCTATTCCTATATCCTTGAGAGGGTGTATTTCACTTTATCTGATGTGGTGCTTTATTCTGCTGTAAATATCTGATATCTCTGACAGGCTGTTAGCAACATCATTCAGTGATTCAGCTCGGGACATGTTTATTATCTTGTGTTATATTTATTGGTTCTGTGTGATCCCTTTGAAAATCAGTCATTGGCTGTCTAATTGATGATCTCATTCCCTAATAAATCATCAGATGTAATAATTTTTGGTGCCTGTTAAAGAACAATATTAGAAAATGGTAGAGAGGTCTCAGTGCTTTTGGTTGGAATTCCATATTGCTTATTCTGAGCTCTTGAGCTGGTGTAATTCCTCATTTAAAATACCACTTATTTTGGTAGAAAAGGACAGAAAGTTCTTCTGATACCCCTGTAATGGGCAGGGACCTTTCATGTAGCAAAAGATGTGTTCTCCCTCTGGTTCAGGAATTTAATGCAACAGGTAGCATGCTGTGGTCATGGTGTCCTGGGATGAAAAAATTCACCCCAAATAGATTTAAGCTATCACTGGCATCATAACAGTTAAAGGAGATTCTGAGAGCATTGATCCAAAACTGATGCCCACCTCTGGGATTTCAAATGGATGGTGCTTCCATGAGCTCAGCTACGTGAGGCAGTGACAGCTATTGATGAGATAACAAGTTTGCTGTATCCATGCTGCCCCAGAGTGCTGTCTGGTGAAACTCATCTAACACCAGGCTAAAACTCTGTTTTAcaaagcagctcctgagctggaGATGGGCTGTGCTGAAAGCTTGTGGTGCTGGTTTTAAGGGAGTTGGACTTTTGTGTGCTGGTGAGGCTGAACGTCATCAGGGGTGAACCACTTCTGATGCTGTGGAGTCAGGCCTGCAAAATGTGAGGATAAGCTAGGATAAAGTCATCCTTCAtttgaaaaagcagcacaatTCTCCTCTGCTGTTAGCTGCAGCAGATAAAGCCTGTGCTTTGCAGAATCCCCAAACCCAGAACTCATGtcatctcatcccatccctttcCCAACAGCTCTAACAGGCACCTTGTTGACAAGGCTTTGGAGTCAGGATACATACACATCAGCTGCTGGTTTAACTTGcatgttgctgctttttaattaagTGCTGCAAGTATGTGCCATGGGCACATGGGCTGGGATTCAAAAGCATCTTTCCAGTCCTCTTAGAAACAACCAGACCGAACAATTTGATGTTCAGCATCTCTTAATGACTGCATCCCACACCCCTGAGGTAGCAAGGAGTGTTTCTGCCTCTCAATACCTGCAGGCAGGAAAGACTGGCTGGGTTGttgaggttggttttttttgagaagtgcccttcatatatattttccttttgttttcctaggTGGAAAAGCTGTCCTCAGTGATTTGTTGTGATTCAGTGTAAAGGTGGTTTTGTAGCAAGTTCTGAAAGGGTCATTGCCAGTGGAGGAGTTTCAATAACAGCTGTATGGCTCCTTATGAAACTGAAGATCTGATTATTTAACATAGACTGTAATAAAAATAGTGTCTGGTGTTAGTGGATggatttcagtgaagaaatgtgGCTTAAATGTCTTCATTTAATTCCAGTGTGTTTAAAATTGATCTCAAGAACcggaaaagagaattttttttttccccccttaacTAGAGCCTGTGAAGGAAATTAAtacagggaagggaaaataGAAATACAATACTACACTCAGTGAAACAAATGCTTGTGAGTGAGGGGTTTGTTACTCACTAGCATGGCTGGAAAAGCCAGCTGTGTAAGGTATGTTTTATTATAGAATTAACCTTGACCTAGGGTTCAAAGAGAAAGGTTAGTTTGAAATAAATCAGTAGTATGCTCGGGTCACTTCAAAGGGTCTAAAGCTGAGCTTGAAGATTACATGCTGTTTATGTGTATCCAGTTGGAATAGAGCATATGGTAAAGATAATAGAAGTAAACTATTtatctcttccctccccccaaTCCGTAGGATTTTTACGCCTTTATGTCCTTTGCATATCCATGCTGTTGGGGATGGTTTTGTCCTGAGAGATTTATTGCAAACAGAAACGTGGAATAAACCAAATCTTCTTAAGTTAGCTGGGGAAAATAGTCTCCCctctaacttttttttccagttgctcAGATAAAAGTAAGAACTGTTTTGGAAAGAGTCTTATGAATGTGATGAAGCAGATTTCTCTGTCACTTGTCTTGGTGAATTCAGATGGTCataagaaaatcaaaacaaaatgctctCAGCTCTGACTTGCTGTAGTTCTAAGCTAAAAGCAGGACCATATTTCATCATTATATGTGAGTTACAGGGAGTTAAGAGCTTCCCAAACACCAAATAATTCATGCCACATCCCAGCAAAATGGGCACAAGTTTCCCAGCTAAGGTGGGGAGTGGGAATTGAAGTTGCTTAAGCAATTTACCCAAAGCCACTCATCATCTGTAACAAAACCCAGATTATTCCTCAAAGCTACGGTTGATTCCAACCCTTTTTGGTGGAGAGGGCCAGAATCTCACCTCAAATTTCCCAAGCACCAGCCTGCTGCTTTAACCACCCTTTTCTTTTGGCCCATGTTCTCTtattctttccccttttcctgtaAAGAGGATGTCAGGACTTGAAAGGTGGTGTGTCCACCAATCATTTCAGTCCATGTTCAGCTTTGTGGACATAATGAGAATAAAGGAAACTTTCACTTCATCCAGACACCTCAGAGGATTCAAAGTAAATTCCTTCTAAATGGCAGATTCCCAGGGCTTTCTGGTGCCTTGTGTTTAGGATCAGGCAGGCAGagaaattaagtaaaatatCTGTGATCTCTGATCCTCTTCCCATTCCAATGGCTGTAGTATGGGATGTGTGAGGCAGACACTGGGGTTTTGCAGTGCTCAGGGAGAAGTGATGGgaagagccaggctgggaagcagagaggagcttCTGCTGGAATGGAAACCAGCTGCTGAGCCCAGACAGTAACAGCTTTGCTCCACAGATTGTTTTTCCCCTAATGTGATCCATGCAGTGGGCAGATAGTAGCCTGTTTTAAGATTTATGTTTGCctgatttttctcattaataGGGAAATCTGATAATTGTCCCTTTTAAAGCGATTGCTAAACAATAGGAAGGAGTATGCTTGTTAAAAGTAAACTTAAAAGCAAGCTGGGGCTATCTTAGGGTGCTGAGCCTTTGATGGATTTGCTCCTTACAGGATTCTTTGATCTGCCACACTAGAAAATAAACTCAGTGGGAGCCTGGATGTGGGGTCTGGAGCAGTTCACCTCTCGGTCACAGGCTCCAATCCAAGCCAGGTCAGGAGCCAGCCCCCAGGCCAGCTTTGGTTGGCAACACCTGCCTGGTGAGCACAGGGAGGAAACTGGTCCATTGGACCACCTGGACACTGGCACCCACTGCCAGACTCCTGGAATCAAGGAGGAACTTActgctcctttctccctttGCCAAATGCAagctctgcagcttttccaAGGAGATAAATGCCACGATCCTGCACCCAGCCCAGGAATGTGGGCACCCCCAGGCAGCATGGGGGCTCTTGGAAACACTCCTGCTGGGTGGAGGAACCCAAGTGCTCTGGCATGGAGTGTGTTCAGGTCATACCCAGCCCTTCACTGCAATCTCTGTTCCTCTCCAACCTCTCAAAGGCAGCATGAGCTGTGCCTCTTACTTATCAGGTTGTCTAAACAAAGGAAAAGTCTTCAAAATAGTTGTATCTGTGCCACAGGAGGAGAGCTGTGGATGAGCAATGGCTGGGGGATTGCAGAGGGGGCTCTGTCACCTTGCCTGTCCTCAAAGTGTGACACTGCCCAATGCCCCAGCAgagactcatagaatcatagaatgggttgggttggaaggcaccttagagatcatctggtACCaaatgtgcagggacacctcccaccagcccagattgctccaagccccatccaaccttcaacactgccagggatggggcagccatcATGGggcctctctgggcaacctggcccaggggctcagcaccctcacactgaagaatttcttcctcatctccaacctagATCTCCCTCttccatcttaaaaccattgccctttgtcctatcactacacacccttgccagaagtccctccccagctgtccccaggatattttttttttaagtgttgctTTTCTGTGGCACTGGCATGAATCAGAAAGGGTTGTTACCTGAGAAATATTTGAGTTCCTGTGTCTCCTGACCTTTGGAAGGCTGATTCCAGGGGGAAAATTGTGCAGCTTTCTTTTGGAGGTGGCTGAGTGCAAAAAACACCACGTAGGAGGCACAGCACAAGTACCAGGTCACAAATATCCTGAGCTCGTGGCAGGCACTTAGGGTGGACTAGTGCAAGGTTTTCTGGCTAGGAGCCTGGGAAGGAACatgggagagaaacagagatgaAATGTGAGAAGTGAAAAACTCTGGGGGAAGTCACTTGAGTTTCTTTCTGAAGGTTtcaaaaagagcagaaatgggGATTTTTGTTGCACTTCAGCTGTGCCAGATCTGAGGAGCTGGTGCTGTTTTATCTCCTACAAGAGGTAGCTGCCAAGATTTGTCATTGTAGGTGTTTTTTgcagaaagggaaacagaagTGAGAAAGGTCTGGAATCTCATGTAGCTCTGGCCAAAATCACATTATCTGAAATTACTGGTTATGTGAAGTATGGCCAAACCTCACTCTGCACAAGGCTCTTGATGCCAGACAAGGGATAAACAGCAAGACCCAGACTGTCTGCTAGGGGACTGCACacctcaaaaatgtttttttgagCCCAGAAGAGTGGTCTGGGTTGGCTCCATTGGGAGCTGAAGGTCTCCATGCACTCATTTGTGGGAGGTATGGCTGTTTGCAGTcagttttcccttcccttttaaGCATTGCTCATCCtcttttatacattttttttttcccttcatgaTTCAAACCAGGATTTGTCAGATGTGTGTTGCAggagggagatggagatggagatgagtGCTTTGGAGGTGAGGGCAGACAGACAGTGAGCTGAGAGGTGGCCAGCAACAGGTCAGGGGGCCACAGCATCAATGGAATTTGATGTGGCACAGACCTGGGCAAGGggcagctcagtgctggtggGTCCTGGGAGCCTTAGCAGGAAGGGAAGTGGGAATTAGAAAGTGaatgatgttaaaaaaataatatatgtatatctaaaagaaaaaaaatgtttgagcTGATGATGACTGAGAGACCTTCTTGCTTCCTAGGACTGTTTAAGCTTTTTTGGAAGGAGTGTGTCTTTCTGGTGCAACTTCAGCATGGAGTGAGCAGCATGGAGGGAGCAATCCCACTTCTGCTGAGATCCCAAACCCCCCGGGAAGTCTGTCCACCCCTCACTCCAGCTTCTGAAGTTCTCAGCTCTGTGGTgaagaggctggagcagcactGAAGGGTGAGTGATGCTCAGAGAGCTTCGGTCTTCCTCTGCGTCTGAGCATCCCATCTGCTGGGTTGCTCTTTTtgcagtgcaggcagcacaAGAAGGGTTTGGCGTGTTGAGCAAAGCTCTGCCTGCTTTTTAGCTCACCTCGGCCCGGGAAGGGGATCCGGTTCCCACTTGCCAGCGGATGGCAGCAGTGCATCTGTACAGAGGGACGGAGCcggcagctctgcctcttcccatcACCCCAAATCTTGCAGCTCGGGATAAACCACAGCTCCCCCCCAGCTCCGGAGTGCCTCTGGTCCAGTAAATCAGGCAGGAGATGTGGCATGGAAATAAACCTTGTTGCTTCAGAGGGGGGAAAACTGCAAGAAACTTTGCTTAGCTTTATACCCACCTGCTGATTTTGTCCCCTTTGAGCACAGCAGAACCAATGAATCCTCTCCAAAAATCAACTGCCAGGTGCTGGGTTGTTCCTCCTCTAAAGAAAGGACTGAATTTTCCTTGGGAAGCAACAGGGTGATTCCTTCTCCcacagaggggctggggggtttGCCCCATTGTTGTCCAGCTTTTCCCTGGGATGTGCCAGCACATGGTATggcatttaaaggaaaaaaaaatattccctgctTGCCTCCTTAGACACAAATGATTttaaggggaagaaaagggacaAAACTCTCTTGTTAATGTTGTTCCTTACCTCAGCCTCACGCTGAAATATTTAAGCTCCCCCATGAATAATGCAGCTTCAGCCCCAAGCCTGTTTTGCACTTCACACTAACCAGCCCCATAAAACAACAGGATTGCTCCTGGCATACATTATGCCATATAGACATCTCCCATGGAGCAAAGCTTTGTCTTCACTGCCACGGAGGCTGTTGggattctttcttttcttccttggctCTCTGAGAGCTAACAAGCAGGAGAGCTCTGGCTTTAAAGTCTCAGTAGAAACAAGTCACCTGTGGCTTTTTTACCTTGTGCTAACTGGCTGCTCTCTGCACCTCATCTTCCCCTTTTGGTTGGGATTGCTCAGTAACTCAAAATAtgaattacttctttttcttggcTAGGAATTAAGCACCTAAGAtgcagcaaggagcaggggCAGCAAGCTGTTAACCAGACCTTGAGGCTAATACAGACTCTGTCACACAAACCACCTCCCTTCCCATGCCCTTGTAAAGTTCAAGAGAGGGTTTTGTAGCATTTTAATGATGCTGCATTGTAATGTCACTCCTAGCCATGCTGAGAGAAGCTCTCCtttcctcaaaggaaaaaaaaacgaggcaagaaaggtaaaaaatgtgcttccctctccccttcccatgGAGATACCTTTATACTCACTCTAAACTATGAAAGTGAGACTCTTGATGAATTTTGGATTAAAAGGAGCAATCTGCCTCCCTGGACATCTGGTCTGCTGTCTAATGACATTAGGATCTGTCACATAGGAATTGCCATCTGTGATCTGGTCGGAGGCCTttcaaagggaaggaaatgggagggTGGAGATCAAGGAATGGTTTGCTGCAGGGAAGAGTGACCTGCAAGCCCCAGAGGTGAATGTGCccttccttcagctctgcaaatCACTCCCAAGTCCTCCATCATCTTGAAGACAAAGGTATAAAAATCTTGGGTTTTGGAAAAATCTTGGGAAGCCTTTGCTGAAAAAGGAGGAGATAAAGCAGGGAAAGGTGGGATCATCTGCAAGGTGGGCAAATAAAAAGCTGTATTGGGTGagtgcaaaaattaaaagaaaaacttctgaaatgaaGTGAGGTGCAGCCCATCCCCAGAGCCTGCTGCTCAGAGTTCCCAGGCAAAGGTTGCAGTAGTGACTCCCAAAAACTCTTGCAAGGGAAGATGAAAAGAATAGTCAAGGACCTAAAAAAGCTGGGAGaggttttccagctgctttgggaattttttttttgcatcctcTGGGTTACACCACCTGCTAACCCTGTCCCAGAACAAGGCTGTTTGGAAAGATGAGTGCTTTTGGAAACCCACCTCTTGCCACACCTGCAAAAGCAATAACCCAAAAGCCTCCAGGGACCTGGTGATGCTATTTTCCACACatttggtttttctctttattaGCTAGGCATAAACTTTCCCCATAGAAACCTAAGATTAATCCAATCACTAGCCCATCAGCTATTTATTTAAAGAGGTAAGGCCTCCTCTTGTATTTTTGGCCATCAATCCCCATTAGTTTCCCTCTATGGTTGATTGAATAGTCCATTGCCTGTACTAATAAGCCCCCATTAGTTGTCCCAGAGAGCTTTAGTTTTATTAGAAACAATTCATGTCAGTCTAGGCCAGATGAAATGCTTTTAGCTGGATTGTTTTGATTGCATTACTTGGAAGGTGGCATCTGGGGGCCTGGAAGGTTAGAGGGATGCAGCATCTGCCTGAGCTGCTTTTAACCAAACACAGTGCAGGAGAAATGTAGATGATGGTGCTGTGAGGGAGGTGGGGATGTGCTGTCAGGGCAGCCTGAGCACATTTAAATCTGCAGAAA harbors:
- the PARP16 gene encoding protein mono-ADP-ribosyltransferase PARP16 isoform X2 — protein: MSAAGSGEAASRFREAVGRDPLAADLRCSLFAAALQSYKRDSALRPFPGRYYSGDNSKDFLFEVVYCDQMNTKFAETKGERDLIYAFHGSRLENFHSILHNGLHCHLNRTSLFGEGTYLTSDLSLALLYSPHGLGWQHSALGSILSCVAVCEIIDHPDVKCQVKKKDSEGIDRKRARVKNSEGGDVPQKYFVVTNNQLLQVKYLLVYSQKQHRRPSNQSSWFYTHRFAVMMLLYLLLLIVIGASNSPTFIYYWHRVFHSER
- the PARP16 gene encoding protein mono-ADP-ribosyltransferase PARP16 isoform X1, whose protein sequence is MSAAGSGEAASRFREAVGRDPLAADLRCSLFAAALQSYKRDSALRPFPGRYYSGDNSKDFEGLLADTKALPSLKEFLESVPNTEKRTWDLFSWILSSKVFMIQSTKKQEYEKIQELTGMSGAAVPAPDFLFEVVYCDQMNTKFAETKGERDLIYAFHGSRLENFHSILHNGLHCHLNRTSLFGEGTYLTSDLSLALLYSPHGLGWQHSALGSILSCVAVCEIIDHPDVKCQVKKKDSEGIDRKRARVKNSEGGDVPQKYFVVTNNQLLQVKYLLVYSQKQHRRPSNQSSWFYTHRFAVMMLLYLLLLIVIGASNSPTFIYYWHRVFHSER